One window from the genome of Dermacentor variabilis isolate Ectoservices unplaced genomic scaffold, ASM5094787v1 scaffold_13, whole genome shotgun sequence encodes:
- the LOC142566642 gene encoding uncharacterized protein LOC142566642, with protein MSSATTQTRTEVKKVHRVFEGSTAADVRRQMDEFAKEFPDCMRYLDDMFPEHKLLPSSGGPPRPERQESIVKEVKVLPSDDKDKISVELDVEGFKADDISLKAVGRNMTIRAFNEKSEGDTTVRRELKRNVVLPEGVDVEKIACKLTPENKLIVQIPLPVEKSQGVEYLIPVRCEIERSVSRDNFGAGAKAVDRIPRGGCRFAMDRSPWSRGDVPESPMARSEIVIPIHSLQSVPQESYRTEVRRHVQQVLERAAARPEHDLRRELSTMFNRFPMRSRLLYGFDDFDDFFRDIVPAPTFPSFEKAFREVKTTVDEHNKLLMEVDVHEYEPEEITVKAIDGRLLVHCKRQRAGCTKETHREISLPDGVDVESITSNLTADGRLKISALLPGAYGSQVQPVQHATAEPEGDQKAEAYLYVNDY; from the exons ATGTCGAGCGCCACGACCCAGACCCGCACCGAGGTGAAGAAGGTCCACCGTGTGTTTGAGGGCTCCACCGCCGCCGACGTGCGGCGCCAGATGGACGAGTTCGCCAAGGAGTTTCCGGACTGCATGCGCTACCTTGATGACATGTTCCCCGAGCACAAGCTGCTCCCGTCCAGTGGTGGACCGCCAAGGCCTGAGCGCCAGGAGAGCATCGTCAAAGAAGTCAAGGTTCTGCCCAGCGACGACAAGGACAAGATCTCTGTCGAGCTCGACGTCGAGGGATTCAAGGCGGACGACATCTCGCTGAAGGCCGTGGGCCGCAATATGACCATCCGCGCCTTCAACGAGAAGTCCGAGGGCGACACCACTGTGAGGCGCGAGCTCAAGAGGAACGTAGTGCTGCCCGAAGGCGTCGACGTCGAGAAGATCGCCTGCAAGCTGACGCCTGAGAACAAGCTCATCGTGCAGATCCCGCTGCCCGTGGAGAAGAGCCAGGGCGTGGAGTACCTGATCCCCGTACGCTGCGAAATCGAGCGCAGCGTGAGCCGCGACAACTTCGGCGCCGGAGCCAAGGCCGTCGACCGA ATACCCCGAGGGGGGTGCCGCTTCGCCATGGACAGATCGCCCTGGTCCCGAGGAGACGTGCCCGAGTCGCCGATGGCGCGCAGCGAGATCGTCATTCCGATCCACTCTCTGCAGAGCGTTCCGCAAGAGTCGTACCGGACCGAGGTGCGCCGCCACGTTCAGCAAGTCCTGGAGCGAGCCGCCGCGCGGCCCGAACACGACCTGCGCCGCGAGCTGAGCACGATGTTCAACAGGTTTCCCATGAGGTCGCGGCTGCTGTACGGCTTCGACGACTTCGACGACTTCTTTCGCGACATCGTGCCAGCTCCCACGTTCCCGTCCTTCGAAAAGGCCTTCCGTGAAGTCAAGACCACCGTTGACGAGCACAACAAGCTCCTCATGGAAGTCGACGTGCACGAGTACGAGCCCGAGGAGATTACGGTCAAGGCCATCGACGGCCGCCTGCTCGTACACTGCAAGCGCCAGCGCGCCGGGTGCACCAAGGAGACCCACCGGGAGATCTCGCTGCCCGATGGCGTCGACGTCGAGAGCATCACCTCCAACCTCACCGCCGACGGCAGGCTCAAGATCTCCGCACTTCTGCCGGGTGCGTACGGCTCGCAAGTGCAGCCTGTCCAACATGCCACGGCCGAGCCCGAGGGAGACCAGAAGGCCGAGGCATACCTGTACGTCAACGACTACTGA